In Vampirovibrio chlorellavorus, the following are encoded in one genomic region:
- a CDS encoding general stress protein, whose translation MATRNFQHKEGYEQISGLFSSYQDFTDLIESLTRRGYKEDDISVLMTERTRSQYIAPQENTKAPEGATVGSLSGGVLGLVLGGLTLVGNIILPGTGLLVAGPLVGALTAGAIGAATGGLLGALVGAGIPEHEAKFFEEALKQEGQILVVAHVMKDHVKEVKAVFERHNANRIKVHKT comes from the coding sequence ATGGCCACACGAAATTTTCAGCACAAAGAGGGGTATGAACAGATTTCAGGACTGTTCAGCTCCTATCAGGACTTTACGGATTTGATAGAGTCCCTGACCCGCCGGGGATACAAAGAGGATGATATCAGCGTTTTAATGACTGAAAGAACCCGCAGCCAGTATATTGCCCCGCAGGAAAACACCAAGGCACCGGAAGGGGCAACGGTGGGAAGCCTCTCCGGGGGTGTTTTAGGGCTGGTACTGGGGGGGCTGACCCTGGTGGGAAATATTATTCTGCCGGGGACAGGCTTGCTGGTGGCCGGCCCATTGGTGGGCGCCCTGACCGCCGGGGCTATCGGCGCTGCCACGGGTGGGCTTCTGGGAGCGTTGGTGGGCGCTGGTATTCCCGAGCATGAGGCCAAATTTTTTGAGGAGGCCCTGAAACAGGAAGGACAAATCCTGGTGGTGGCCCATGTCATGAAAGATCACGTCAAGGAAGTCAAAGCGGTCTTTGAACGGCATAACGCCAATCGCATCAAGGTTCATAAAACCTGA
- a CDS encoding tetratricopeptide repeat protein, translating into MLKTILSGGLLFALGMALPPVVYAEPLNDAAVPRVGSPLSGGVTREVLGMGEEITQGEHRVKASPNDAEAHFLLALAYSRTPYLERALEELDLSRRIARKSPEGFALFDRKIAEYEKRIDAQSPDPVLMYRLGFAYYVRGYAVEKGYIVEKNDNKAVSNAVVPNQFYDKAEEAFRHLIRLDPDDFWARNYLGYLLAERNPQANHQAAVQLWRESLAISEDNPGAYMLLGQAAMQEGDLRQAVLYTSKALHSRNQWLKARGINPEGIKIRL; encoded by the coding sequence GTGTTGAAAACGATTTTGAGTGGGGGACTGCTCTTTGCGTTAGGGATGGCCCTGCCTCCCGTGGTTTATGCGGAACCCCTGAATGACGCCGCCGTTCCCCGTGTGGGAAGCCCCTTGAGCGGTGGGGTCACGCGAGAAGTCTTGGGCATGGGCGAGGAAATCACTCAGGGAGAGCATAGGGTCAAAGCCTCTCCCAACGACGCCGAGGCTCATTTTTTGCTGGCCTTGGCCTATAGCCGAACACCTTATCTGGAACGGGCACTGGAGGAGCTGGACTTATCCCGACGAATCGCCCGCAAAAGCCCGGAAGGCTTTGCCCTGTTTGATCGAAAAATTGCCGAGTATGAAAAACGGATTGACGCCCAATCCCCGGACCCGGTGCTGATGTATCGTCTGGGCTTTGCCTATTATGTTCGTGGCTACGCGGTCGAAAAAGGCTACATCGTCGAAAAAAATGACAACAAGGCTGTGAGCAACGCGGTGGTTCCCAATCAATTTTATGACAAGGCGGAGGAAGCGTTCCGCCACCTGATCCGTCTGGATCCAGACGATTTTTGGGCCAGAAATTATCTGGGCTATCTGCTGGCGGAGCGGAATCCCCAGGCCAATCATCAGGCGGCCGTTCAGTTGTGGCGGGAATCGCTGGCCATTAGCGAGGACAATCCGGGCGCCTACATGCTGCTGGGTCAGGCAGCCATGCAGGAGGGGGATTTAAGACAGGCTGTGCTTTATACCAGTAAAGCGCTCCATAGCCGGAACCAGTGGCTGAAGGCCAGAGGCATCAACCCGGAAGGCATTAAGATTCGACTTTAG
- a CDS encoding LLM class flavin-dependent oxidoreductase translates to MLFSKFIALVCPNGKDPAQKYAESLAQIEMADEMGFYGIWLSENHFSCHTGLPQFQGEIGITPKPLLFGMQIVERTRQIRVGTAVRNIVFTHPLLVAEEALVFDLLSKGRLDLGVGCGYRPWEFEGFRIDRAEARERFLESLEILDRGLRGETFSFQGKYYDIPEVSLVPKPYYTQPRPRLYLATGDMEQIKLAARKDYGVMSFSTSSKEHLVALYNTYRDIAEPLGHDVSRTRFPVTRQIYIHKDPAVVQEYAERNLPHYQAALGDFKTCPPLEELKKLYIIGTPEECVQQLQTLRDEMGCEHVILWFNFGWLTHQEVTEQMRLFAEEVMPCFQPEPKAIACP, encoded by the coding sequence ATGCTGTTTTCCAAATTTATCGCGCTGGTTTGTCCAAACGGGAAAGATCCGGCCCAAAAGTACGCTGAATCTCTGGCCCAAATCGAAATGGCCGATGAGATGGGTTTCTACGGGATATGGCTGTCGGAAAATCATTTTTCCTGCCACACCGGCCTGCCCCAGTTTCAGGGGGAAATCGGCATTACCCCCAAGCCCTTGCTGTTTGGCATGCAAATTGTGGAACGCACCCGGCAGATTCGGGTGGGCACCGCCGTACGGAACATTGTGTTCACCCACCCCTTGCTGGTGGCGGAAGAGGCGCTGGTGTTTGATCTGCTCTCCAAGGGGCGTCTGGATCTGGGGGTGGGCTGTGGCTATCGCCCTTGGGAGTTTGAAGGCTTCCGCATTGACAGGGCGGAAGCACGGGAACGCTTTCTGGAGTCGCTGGAAATTCTGGATCGGGGATTGCGAGGGGAAACCTTCAGTTTTCAGGGCAAATACTACGACATTCCAGAGGTCTCTCTGGTGCCCAAGCCCTACTACACCCAGCCCCGCCCCAGACTCTATCTGGCCACCGGGGATATGGAGCAGATCAAGCTGGCCGCCCGCAAGGATTACGGGGTGATGTCCTTTTCCACCTCCAGCAAAGAGCATTTAGTGGCCCTGTACAATACCTACCGAGACATTGCAGAACCGCTGGGCCACGATGTGTCCCGAACCCGATTCCCGGTCACCCGGCAGATTTATATTCACAAAGATCCGGCGGTGGTGCAGGAATACGCCGAACGAAATTTACCCCATTATCAGGCCGCTTTGGGAGACTTTAAAACCTGTCCGCCACTGGAAGAGCTGAAAAAACTCTACATCATCGGCACCCCGGAGGAATGCGTGCAGCAACTCCAGACCCTGCGGGACGAGATGGGCTGTGAGCATGTCATCTTGTGGTTTAACTTCGGCTGGCTGACCCATCAGGAGGTCACCGAGCAAATGCGCCTGTTTGCCGAGGAAGTGATGCCCTGCTTCCAGCCGGAACCAAAGGCCATTGCCTGCCCATGA
- a CDS encoding cyclase family protein, whose protein sequence is MNFPSFEIIDISQPVNSQTACFPGDTPFGHEVMVSYQQSGVMNLTAFRMSPHVGTHADAPVHIGGNITQPGGGTESVAQLDLKLFLGPVAVVDVSPCAGPIGWEQVEDQLLAYPAFPPRILFKTRQTLRYTVFEDDYAWLSVSLIETLAQRNACLVGLDTPSVDAVDSKTLETHHALLQANMVWLENLDLSQVHVRREVPELYFLSALPLKLTELEASPVRAVLLRFT, encoded by the coding sequence ATGAACTTTCCATCGTTTGAGATTATCGATATCTCGCAACCCGTCAATAGCCAAACGGCCTGCTTCCCGGGTGATACTCCCTTTGGTCATGAAGTGATGGTTTCTTATCAGCAATCCGGGGTGATGAACCTGACCGCTTTCCGCATGAGCCCGCATGTGGGCACCCACGCCGACGCCCCGGTTCACATCGGCGGCAATATCACCCAGCCGGGTGGCGGGACGGAGTCGGTAGCGCAACTGGATTTGAAGCTGTTTTTAGGGCCGGTGGCGGTGGTGGATGTCTCCCCATGCGCCGGGCCCATTGGCTGGGAGCAGGTGGAAGACCAGTTGCTTGCCTATCCGGCGTTTCCGCCCCGTATTTTATTTAAAACCCGTCAAACCCTGCGTTACACCGTGTTTGAGGATGACTACGCCTGGCTGTCCGTCTCGCTGATAGAAACGTTAGCCCAGCGAAATGCGTGTCTGGTGGGCTTGGACACCCCCTCGGTGGACGCCGTGGATTCCAAAACGTTGGAAACCCACCATGCCTTGCTGCAGGCCAATATGGTCTGGCTGGAGAATCTGGATCTCAGTCAGGTGCATGTGCGGCGGGAAGTTCCCGAACTGTATTTTTTGAGCGCCTTGCCCCTTAAACTGACTGAACTGGAAGCCTCCCCGGTGCGGGCGGTGCTGCTTCGGTTTACCTGA
- a CDS encoding asparaginase encodes MSQHFAQPADLPWGPFYTVYRSGIPELTIHGLAYAWAEDRSLYANAGRTLLKIGNPQAPLWSRSLLKPFQLMALYPLLRQAYPTLESRHFALMLASHNGDAVQGQLLQEILALTGLCESDLQCPACRPLGQGQEQDEKSPPTQSALNHPCAGKHLAHLLYQKCLDLPLKDYLHPDQPAYAQLRLLLGFLLGREDFAESVDGCGMPNLALSAVEMAQLYHALLMPVSRDVLRQAPDELTDCLTLWEDIAALMRNHPALVGGLGRLDTALMVSAFEGGLPLIAKEGADGLLAVSIGPNARFQDGLGLLIKVASGYEPQQLRRIVLRLLEQLDLVSFCPPLASLRLAGEENPVLQTHFHFDLGQKAPSP; translated from the coding sequence ATGAGTCAGCACTTTGCGCAACCTGCCGACTTGCCCTGGGGGCCGTTCTACACGGTTTATCGCTCTGGCATTCCTGAGCTGACCATACACGGGCTGGCTTACGCTTGGGCGGAAGATCGTTCACTCTACGCCAACGCCGGACGAACCCTGCTGAAAATTGGGAACCCCCAGGCCCCCCTGTGGAGTCGATCGCTTTTGAAGCCCTTCCAGCTCATGGCCCTTTACCCTCTACTCAGGCAGGCTTATCCCACGCTGGAATCCCGGCATTTCGCCCTGATGCTGGCCTCCCACAATGGGGACGCCGTTCAAGGCCAACTCCTGCAAGAAATTTTAGCGTTAACCGGGCTCTGTGAATCCGATTTGCAATGTCCGGCCTGTCGACCCCTAGGACAAGGACAGGAGCAGGACGAAAAGTCGCCCCCGACCCAAAGCGCATTGAACCACCCCTGCGCCGGGAAACACTTGGCCCATTTGCTCTACCAGAAGTGTCTGGACTTGCCGTTAAAAGACTATCTGCACCCCGATCAACCGGCTTATGCCCAACTGCGCTTGTTACTGGGCTTTTTACTGGGTCGAGAAGATTTTGCCGAATCCGTGGATGGCTGTGGCATGCCCAATCTGGCCCTCAGCGCCGTGGAGATGGCCCAGTTGTATCATGCCCTGCTCATGCCGGTCAGTCGGGATGTCCTTCGGCAGGCCCCGGACGAACTAACCGATTGCTTGACGCTGTGGGAGGACATTGCCGCCTTGATGCGTAACCATCCCGCCTTGGTGGGGGGCTTGGGACGCCTCGATACGGCCTTGATGGTATCCGCTTTTGAGGGCGGACTGCCCTTGATTGCCAAAGAAGGAGCCGATGGCCTGCTGGCCGTCTCGATTGGCCCAAATGCCCGTTTTCAAGATGGCTTGGGGCTGCTGATCAAAGTGGCCTCCGGGTATGAGCCCCAGCAGTTGCGACGCATTGTGTTGCGTCTGTTAGAGCAATTGGACTTGGTGTCCTTCTGTCCACCGCTGGCCTCCCTCCGGCTTGCTGGCGAAGAGAACCCGGTTTTGCAAACCCATTTTCATTTTGATCTTGGGCAAAAGGCCCCCTCTCCATGA
- a CDS encoding LmeA family phospholipid-binding protein → MAVGFTEAKPMPYPAFKTANGFSRFAQGMIGFTPLSGWMANRVLRREIQKLVSGQLDTRLSLYSGSDLLGGKARGLRLNGKQILIDGWIPLQECQLETLEDAALFVSKDRRPILLKPLDLSLTATMAEADLNAMLNHNKAQKRLNPLTVLIPPFGKQTLTVLNPRVSFEGDRITLISLVSKQNQPADTALPVQVSGQLSAEKSRLNLRDLDLQISGFEPEELRELSQFIENYFSDIVNLNHIKVERHTVKVQIEQSEIVDGQLRLKARIHVEPQRKYLEKYVAAHGKQANSVKN, encoded by the coding sequence ATGGCCGTCGGGTTTACCGAAGCCAAACCCATGCCCTACCCGGCCTTCAAAACGGCCAACGGCTTCAGCCGATTCGCCCAGGGAATGATCGGCTTTACGCCCCTGAGTGGCTGGATGGCCAACCGCGTGTTACGGCGGGAAATCCAAAAACTGGTCAGCGGCCAACTGGACACCCGCTTAAGCCTTTACAGCGGTAGCGATTTGCTGGGCGGCAAAGCCCGAGGCCTTCGCTTAAACGGCAAGCAGATCCTGATAGACGGATGGATTCCGCTTCAGGAATGCCAACTGGAAACCTTGGAGGACGCTGCCCTGTTTGTCAGTAAGGATCGCCGACCCATTCTGCTCAAGCCGCTGGATCTCTCCCTGACGGCCACAATGGCCGAGGCCGACCTGAACGCCATGCTGAACCATAACAAGGCCCAAAAACGCTTGAACCCTCTGACGGTACTTATTCCACCCTTTGGCAAGCAAACCCTGACTGTCCTGAACCCCAGGGTCAGCTTTGAGGGCGATCGAATCACCCTGATCTCGCTGGTGAGCAAACAGAATCAGCCTGCGGACACGGCCCTGCCCGTGCAAGTCAGCGGGCAATTATCAGCGGAAAAATCCAGACTGAACCTGCGGGATCTGGATTTGCAAATCAGTGGCTTTGAACCGGAAGAACTCAGGGAGCTATCCCAATTTATTGAAAATTATTTCAGCGACATTGTGAATCTGAATCACATCAAGGTGGAGCGCCACACGGTAAAAGTCCAGATCGAGCAGTCTGAAATCGTGGATGGGCAACTCCGGTTGAAAGCCAGAATCCATGTGGAACCCCAACGCAAGTACCTGGAAAAGTACGTGGCCGCCCATGGCAAACAGGCCAATTCCGTGAAGAATTGA
- a CDS encoding cation-translocating P-type ATPase, whose protein sequence is MSLHPFSSHRQDAPELLCEVPSATSSSDTVPYHAQPVNQCLQLLETTLQGLSQQEAQERGRGTPGKSGNGEPTSLRPAFIFLNNLKRKFSLLFLAIAVLSFAMGHYVNGMFVLAAMLLNGGIQGLIQWKALQSQKINVQNRELRCTVRRDGQSLTIQAHELVIGDMLLIAGGQVLPADARLVSSTQLQVDESPLTGESVLVPKNANDVLHPAEDVTALSNMVFAGTLIKTGKGEAIVTALGQQTVMGRIAALAQKTEKRESPFTRRLNTLSLQIFFITLTVVALIIGLGMARHIPVMELVQVGLVIAIAAFPETIPGLASLILSLGIGRLNENKVIVKNFQALETVGDLSVICTDKTGTLTENYLLLDKLYLPEMGAITYESKWQTGEDMPTRSVEECLRVGRLNNGTLLEGLRSALMGDPIDVALYRAAPASLEAGYHARLTIPFDPVTLRSATLCETPEGQTVSMIKGAPESVMEQCRFYMKPDGSLAEMTLSQRTEFLTLNRTLAYEHNLRVVGFAQKPILENDDSGPYANAIFIGWVCLLDPPKPGVRKVLSALKDTGARMIMITGDQKATAEMTARELGLISRNSDEVWLRSDLQACESATIPETVKVFARTKPEEKLAIVESLQQGHQVVAMVGDGVNDSPALQKSDVAIGMGLQGAQTAKDCADIILMNDRLDGIVFAILESRIARRKIQSCLQYILSCNLGMILWVTASAVSGFGLPLGVMHLLWLSLVVVSIPALVLAIQPPPALAIEDLNPSDDSAPDDGNWQPKATANQSPQGFRNLEPLSGQDAVNVLLWGGVMAVSAFGSYALCLYVLKLGPAVAATAAFWTLAFSQTVHLFNVQTTQTTVWLSSPVRLSNWLRTPITWVVLLLAVILQALTVYTPVFNTIMGTAPLPLMALGCASLSSLIILFFSLKPQGKKQG, encoded by the coding sequence ATGTCACTTCATCCGTTCTCGTCTCACCGTCAGGATGCGCCAGAATTGCTTTGTGAGGTGCCCAGCGCCACATCATCGTCCGATACGGTACCCTACCATGCCCAACCGGTTAACCAGTGTTTGCAATTGCTGGAAACCACCCTGCAGGGTCTCTCACAACAGGAGGCCCAGGAAAGAGGTCGCGGGACCCCGGGAAAGTCGGGAAACGGAGAGCCCACCTCGCTTCGTCCGGCGTTTATTTTCCTGAATAATCTAAAACGCAAGTTTTCCCTTCTCTTTTTGGCCATCGCCGTTTTGTCCTTTGCCATGGGCCACTATGTAAACGGCATGTTCGTGCTGGCTGCCATGTTGCTCAATGGCGGCATTCAGGGATTGATTCAGTGGAAGGCCCTGCAAAGCCAGAAAATAAACGTCCAGAATCGGGAACTGCGCTGCACCGTCCGTCGTGATGGCCAGAGTCTGACCATTCAGGCTCATGAGCTGGTGATTGGGGATATGTTGCTGATTGCCGGAGGACAGGTTTTACCGGCGGATGCCAGGCTGGTTTCCAGCACCCAGCTTCAGGTCGATGAGTCCCCACTGACCGGGGAATCCGTTTTGGTGCCCAAAAACGCCAATGATGTGTTGCACCCGGCGGAAGATGTCACCGCTCTCTCCAACATGGTGTTCGCGGGAACATTGATTAAAACCGGGAAAGGAGAGGCGATTGTCACCGCACTGGGCCAGCAGACCGTGATGGGTCGCATTGCCGCGCTGGCCCAAAAAACGGAAAAGCGGGAATCCCCCTTCACCCGCCGCTTAAACACGCTAAGCCTGCAAATCTTTTTCATCACCCTGACTGTGGTGGCCCTGATTATCGGCCTTGGCATGGCCCGGCACATTCCTGTGATGGAACTGGTGCAGGTTGGCCTGGTGATTGCCATTGCCGCCTTCCCGGAAACCATTCCCGGACTGGCCAGCCTTATTCTGTCGCTGGGCATTGGCCGTCTCAATGAGAACAAGGTCATTGTCAAAAATTTTCAGGCCCTGGAAACGGTGGGTGATCTGAGCGTGATTTGCACCGATAAAACCGGCACACTGACGGAAAATTACCTGCTGCTGGACAAGCTATATCTGCCGGAAATGGGCGCTATCACCTACGAATCCAAGTGGCAAACCGGCGAGGACATGCCGACCCGCTCGGTGGAAGAATGCCTGCGGGTGGGACGTCTGAATAACGGCACCCTGCTGGAAGGTTTACGCAGCGCCCTGATGGGCGACCCTATCGATGTGGCCCTGTACCGGGCCGCACCGGCCAGTCTGGAAGCAGGTTACCATGCCCGCCTGACCATTCCCTTTGATCCGGTCACCCTGCGTTCGGCCACGCTGTGCGAAACGCCCGAGGGGCAAACGGTTTCCATGATCAAGGGTGCGCCGGAATCGGTGATGGAGCAGTGCCGGTTTTACATGAAGCCCGATGGCTCGCTGGCGGAAATGACCCTGTCCCAGCGCACCGAGTTTTTGACTCTGAACCGCACACTGGCTTATGAACATAACCTGCGTGTGGTGGGGTTTGCCCAGAAACCGATTCTGGAAAATGATGACAGCGGCCCTTACGCCAACGCCATTTTTATTGGCTGGGTCTGTTTGCTGGATCCCCCCAAGCCCGGCGTGCGCAAGGTGCTGAGCGCATTGAAAGACACCGGGGCGAGAATGATCATGATCACCGGCGATCAAAAGGCCACCGCCGAAATGACCGCCCGGGAGCTGGGGCTCATCTCTCGCAACTCCGATGAGGTCTGGCTGCGTTCGGACTTGCAGGCCTGTGAATCCGCAACCATTCCGGAAACCGTCAAGGTCTTTGCCCGCACCAAACCGGAAGAGAAACTGGCCATTGTGGAGTCCCTGCAACAGGGGCATCAGGTGGTGGCCATGGTGGGAGACGGGGTTAATGATTCCCCGGCCCTACAAAAAAGCGATGTAGCCATTGGCATGGGCCTGCAAGGCGCCCAAACAGCCAAGGATTGCGCCGACATTATTTTGATGAACGACCGGCTGGACGGCATTGTGTTTGCCATTCTGGAAAGCCGGATTGCCCGGCGCAAAATTCAGTCCTGCTTACAGTACATCCTCAGCTGCAATCTGGGCATGATTCTGTGGGTAACCGCTTCTGCAGTGTCAGGCTTTGGCTTGCCCCTGGGCGTGATGCACCTGCTCTGGCTCAGTCTGGTGGTGGTTTCCATACCCGCGTTGGTGCTGGCCATTCAGCCACCGCCCGCCCTGGCCATTGAGGATTTAAACCCCAGCGATGACAGTGCCCCGGACGATGGGAACTGGCAGCCCAAAGCCACTGCGAATCAAAGCCCTCAGGGTTTCAGAAATCTAGAACCCCTCAGTGGACAAGACGCCGTGAATGTCCTGCTGTGGGGCGGGGTCATGGCGGTGAGTGCTTTTGGCAGCTATGCACTGTGTCTGTATGTATTGAAGCTGGGGCCTGCCGTTGCGGCGACCGCCGCGTTCTGGACGCTGGCCTTCAGTCAGACTGTGCATTTGTTCAATGTGCAAACCACCCAGACGACTGTGTGGCTATCCAGCCCGGTCAGGCTGTCCAACTGGCTACGCACGCCCATCACCTGGGTTGTCCTGCTGTTGGCCGTGATCTTGCAAGCCCTCACGGTTTACACGCCCGTCTTTAACACCATCATGGGCACTGCGCCACTGCCCTTGATGGCGCTGGGCTGCGCGTCTCTATCCAGCCTGATAATCCTGTTTTTTTCCCTGAAGCCCCAAGGCAAAAAACAAGGCTAA
- a CDS encoding DUF2203 domain-containing protein — protein sequence MTTYEFKKFFTVEDAVEWIPWVVEQLKQAHAELRELQDGVILSKRLLLARKNSGRQTSDADVMALQKRFDAFEAAVNRWVERFAEQGILLRDMQSGLIDFPYKAENSGDVYFLCWRLKEDGIFYFHGLNEGFSGRHPITLLPD from the coding sequence ATGACTACTTATGAGTTCAAAAAATTTTTCACCGTGGAAGACGCGGTGGAGTGGATTCCCTGGGTTGTGGAACAACTCAAGCAGGCCCACGCCGAGCTTCGGGAATTACAAGACGGGGTCATTCTCAGCAAACGGCTACTATTAGCCCGTAAAAATAGCGGCAGGCAGACTTCCGATGCGGATGTCATGGCCCTTCAAAAACGTTTCGACGCGTTTGAGGCGGCCGTCAATCGCTGGGTAGAGCGCTTTGCGGAACAGGGTATCCTGCTGCGGGATATGCAGAGTGGCCTGATTGATTTTCCGTATAAGGCGGAAAACTCCGGGGACGTCTATTTTTTATGCTGGCGTTTGAAAGAAGATGGCATTTTTTATTTCCATGGGCTCAATGAGGGCTTTTCCGGGCGACACCCCATTACGTTACTGCCAGACTAA
- the msrB gene encoding peptide-methionine (R)-S-oxide reductase MsrB: protein MQEEPLEKAPRVRKTDEEWRQQLTPEQYRITRQKGTERPFTGQYNDFKGQGAFHCVCCGQPLFSTRHKYNSGSGWPSFWQPLQAEALAQTVDHSHGMTRVEIHCAACEAHLGHVFEDGPEPTGLRYCINSASLQFQEESEQA from the coding sequence ATGCAAGAAGAACCGCTTGAAAAAGCGCCCAGAGTCCGGAAAACGGATGAAGAATGGCGGCAGCAACTCACCCCGGAGCAGTACCGCATTACCCGCCAAAAAGGGACAGAACGCCCCTTCACAGGACAATACAACGATTTTAAAGGCCAGGGCGCTTTTCATTGCGTTTGCTGCGGGCAGCCCCTGTTCAGCACTCGGCACAAGTACAATTCCGGTTCCGGCTGGCCCAGTTTTTGGCAACCCTTGCAAGCGGAGGCCCTGGCGCAGACGGTGGATCACAGTCACGGCATGACCCGGGTGGAAATCCACTGCGCTGCCTGTGAGGCTCATTTAGGCCACGTGTTTGAAGATGGCCCGGAGCCCACCGGCTTGCGGTATTGCATCAATTCGGCCTCGCTACAGTTTCAGGAAGAATCAGAACAGGCTTGA
- a CDS encoding NAD-dependent epimerase/dehydratase family protein, with product MTIFVTGSTGFVGRNLLEYLVKTQPQQQFVCLVRDLAKARAQWAQQPPNIRWLVGDLLRPDTYREALQSAELVFHVAALVGLRDGDAFFTQNTEATRQLVYTLTASNRLRRLVFVSSISATDRYPGSPATDCMTEAFPSQPQTDYGRSKLQAEQRIMASGLPYTIMAPAYIYGPHLRAGASTERLINDLKAGKRYTRFPFPGAVSAIHVEDLSEALWIAATHPNTLNERFLISHPQPVSIVEALATLADCLGLHHTFTPSPNSNLERYRRKKPAPGGNAILRRILWEHYFACSPAKWYRATGHQPAIAFSDGVRKTLASLSKTP from the coding sequence ATGACTATTTTTGTCACGGGCAGCACCGGGTTTGTGGGGCGCAACCTGCTGGAGTATCTGGTTAAAACCCAGCCCCAACAACAGTTTGTCTGTCTGGTTAGGGATTTGGCCAAGGCCCGGGCCCAGTGGGCCCAACAACCCCCTAATATTCGCTGGCTGGTGGGGGATTTGCTGCGACCCGATACTTACCGGGAGGCGTTGCAATCCGCCGAGCTGGTCTTTCACGTGGCCGCTTTGGTGGGGTTGCGCGATGGGGACGCTTTTTTCACCCAGAACACGGAGGCCACCCGTCAACTGGTGTACACTTTAACCGCCAGCAATCGATTGCGGCGACTGGTTTTTGTCAGTAGCATTTCCGCCACCGATCGCTATCCGGGCAGCCCGGCCACCGATTGCATGACGGAAGCCTTTCCCTCTCAGCCGCAAACCGATTATGGGCGCTCCAAACTTCAGGCCGAACAGCGGATTATGGCCAGTGGCCTGCCGTACACCATTATGGCGCCCGCCTATATTTACGGCCCCCACCTGCGGGCGGGCGCCAGTACGGAGCGGCTGATTAATGACCTGAAAGCGGGCAAGCGCTACACCCGTTTTCCCTTTCCCGGGGCTGTCAGCGCAATTCACGTGGAGGATTTATCGGAAGCCCTGTGGATTGCCGCCACCCATCCCAACACCCTGAATGAGCGCTTTTTGATTAGCCATCCCCAGCCTGTTTCCATTGTGGAGGCCTTGGCCACGCTGGCGGATTGTTTGGGCCTTCATCATACCTTTACGCCCTCCCCCAATAGCAATCTGGAACGGTATCGGCGGAAGAAACCCGCACCCGGCGGCAATGCCATTTTGCGGCGTATTTTGTGGGAACACTACTTTGCCTGTTCTCCGGCCAAGTGGTATCGGGCCACCGGTCATCAGCCTGCAATCGCTTTTTCGGACGGTGTGCGAAAAACACTGGCCTCGCTTTCAAAAACCCCTTAG